The stretch of DNA TAAGCTAGGAGATATTCACGgtgtaaaatgttttctcatttctgcAATGCACTcttatacttttattctttttgtgtctttatgCTTTGTTCCCCCAATCACAGTGTAAGCTCTTTGGGGCAGGATCAATGTCTTATCCTTTTTGTGTCCCTTTCAAGTGCTTATCACAGTGCTATGTAATTGCTTATGAGGAAATTGTCTTTAAACGTGGTGTTCATAGTATGATCTTATTTCCAGAGATATTTTACTTACAAGTTCAGAATCACATCTGTTTATCCTGCTAAAACCTATTAGGTAATTGCTTCTGTTGTAGCtaaattatttatctattataaTTACAAAAGCAAGACTGCTTTCTCTtagcaatattttttcttcattttagtgaTCTGTGTGCATCTAACTGCATTATTCAGCAGGGAATTATCCAGGTTTCCAGTTGCTCCTGCTGTTTCTTGACACTACCTGCTGCTTTACCAATGTGGAAGTCTCAATGAACCATAATCATTACTTTCATGGATGTGTATGTTTCAGAATTTTACATGGTTTCCATCTCCATACACTGGCAAATGTGTCCTTCTATTGGCAAATGACACTTCTAACAGGTAGTTGTTCTCTATGGGGcgaaatttatatataaataatttgtgCAGATGGTAATCTTTTCGCACTATTCATCTCTCTCTATGTATCTATAtgtctgtcatctatctatcagTTCATCCATCCGTCTGTCTCTTCATCCATCTATCATGCTTAGTGTACTGTGCTAGGTACAATAGGGGATAAAAGAAGGCATAAGATTTAGTCTTTTCCTAATATAACTTACTAtctattgaggaaaaaaaatatgtatacatagagAAAAAGATCAGAAGCCAGAGTGGTACATGATGTCACAAGTAAATGATATGAACTCACACACTACAGACgatccaataaaaatattttgggctGGAATGATGCGGCATGTTCACTGAGTCTGAGTGATCGGATACAAACGAAAAGCACAGGACAATGAATTGCAATTTTTACCTACACAACTTACTGTTGGAACCTTATGAGTTGGGCTTTCtgaacttcatttttctcatctggaaattGGGAATAATGATCATGACAATACcttctcaacctttttttttttttttttttgatttgtgaATCATACaatcaaagttattttaaaagttctgaaaatattaaagtgCAATCCAACTTCAGGgtgtgttgttttaatttttcatcaaCTACCACAATGTTTCTGCTCAAATATTGCTAatttaagaaatactaaaagTTCAATAGAAAGAGAGGAGCAATGCTGATTATGTaatatgtgtgtttgcatgttaatagggaaagaaaaatttGTCAGTAGCATGAAATCTGTcaatggtgggagtatttacaccatagaACTCAGCAAACACTATAAATTGGGGCTTTCCTTTTTGGAGAGCTATTTACCAGCATATTACTGGCCTGAACAAAAGCAACAGCAATGGGACTGGAGAGGAGGGAATACATAGTAGAGGGATGAATGAGGTAGAATCAGCAATACTCATCATCAGTTGGTTAATGGTGGGTGCAGTGTCAATGGGGAGATTCTAAAATGATTTATCAAGTTACTGGCTCGGATGATTAAAGGGGAAAACTTGTGCCTCTTACCAAGAAAAGGACTTCAAGAGGGGGAAAGATAGTGAATTTTGTTCAGGGAATGTTGAAATTGAAGTACTTGTGGGACATGATGGTGAAAATGTACAGAAGACAGGGGTTATATGGATATGGAACTCAAAGGAGAGGACTGGATTCAATATGGCAATCATGAGGCTACAACTAATAACTGAAGTCATGGGATTAGATGAACTTTACAACAAAGGGACCCTGGGAAAGACGCAGTAAGTCTTCATGTTTTATAAAGTAATTATAAACCATGTCTTTTTGTTAAATGACAGTTTTAGTGGATAAAGTTATGTTTCTTTGCAAATTCTGCttttagaagtaaaattatcaCTGCAATGTAAGTGAGTTTTAAGGAAGACTGGTATGTGAAGAAAAATGTTACGGATTTGATTTTTTAGGTCTTTACAGCAAGATTTATACAAATGAAAGTtgcaaacaacaaaaagtttgttTAATATCCAAAAGAAGTTTATGTCAAACatttgaaagaacaaaaatattctaGAACAAAGAGGGAAACAAGTTATTTTAGAAATCAACTTAAATGTAACTTCTATCTTAGCCCCGTGTTGTAATTATTTACTACTTTGTCTCACCGTTTGGcgctgggggcgggggtgggctGGGGCACAACACTGTGTCTTTTATCTATGTTTAGGGCGTTGTACATAGTATATACTCAGGAAGAAAACCTGTTTATTCCATGCCAGAATGGGAGGTTTGAACAGATGACTTGGAAGGTCCCTTTCAACCCTGAGAGTCTATAAAAGGGAAGTGGTTATTACCGCTTAAAAGAAGTAGGCTTAGTCCTACTTCCAGAGAGCCAATGTTTTCATAGTTACAGAAAGGTAATAGACTGTCAGCTCAATATGACACTGGTAAGAATTTTCTAACGATTATGGCTATACAACAGAAGAAAGGCTGTCTCGGAAGGTGGTTAGCTCTGAAACAACTGGTGTTCAAGGGCTGGAAGGACCCTTAGATATCTTTAGGTCTTCCTAATCTTTTTCATGCCATTGCCTATACAGAAAATGgtataacacaaataaaaaaattgtacagCAATTTTTGACACATCAATGTCTCAGGCATACTTGTCACAAGTTCTCAGGGCTTTGGTGGGGAAAACTCTGATTTAGTCTAACATCCTCGTTTGCAGAGGGGGAAACTGAATCTTAACGAGGGAATGCAATATTCCCAAGTCGTTAATGTTAATACTGGAACGAGAATTGAGACTAGAGACTGTGGACAACTAGTCAGTTTCCTCCGCTCAAATTAAGCAGGCTGGAGGCCAGACTGGAAGACTGCAGTAGATGGCAGAATAAACAGTCTAAAACTATATTGCTTTAAATGTGGTCCCAAGACCACAGACATTAGAACTTGTCAAACTCTGGGGAACTCGCTAAAATGCAGATTAATGGGCCCCACACAGACACATGGAATTAAGCTCTGCGGTAAAGGCTTGGAATCTGCAGTTTTAAGTTTGCGAATCCCCTCCTCTCCCGGTACTATTTCTGAACTCCGAGCTCCCAGCCCTGGCTTGAACTGAGACGCTGCGCTTCTCGCGCAGCACCTGCCGATCGGACCTCGGGGTCCTGGATGCAGGACTGTCTGTTACGTACAGCCTTTGTGGCCGTCACGGGCGGACACCGGCCAACGCCGGGTCGGGGTGCGTCCGCCGCGGTCCCTCCATCACCTTCCTGGCCGGGCAGAGGAACCCACTGCTCCGGGCCGTCGGGGCCAGAGGCGGCTCAGCAGCGCCCCCTCGAGGCCAGAGCCCTCCGCAGGCTAGCGGGTTGCGGTTTCCCTTCATCTCCGCGGCGCCTCTTCCTCCCACGCAGTGCCGCCCACCGGGGACGCTCTCCCGCGCCTGCGCCAATtccgccctgccccgcccccatCTACCGACCGGATGTTAACAGATTTCCCATAGTGCCTCACTAGTGGCGGGCATGATAACAAACACCGGAGGGTCGCACGCGGGTTCCAGTTGTGATTGCTGGGGGTTTTCTGTAGTGTCAGGAGGTTCTCCGATATTGGGGCCGGGTCACTGCCTCATCCGCTGGAGCGATGGCGTTTCTCCGGAGCATGTGGGGCGTGCTGAATGCGCTGGGAAGGTCCGGAGTGGAGCTGTGCAGCGGCTGTGGGAGTCGACTGCGCTCCCCCTTCAGGTAGGCCCGCTCGCCTGTGCCCTAGGGGGCGGCAGGGCCCAGGACGTCCCGGGGCTGGAATGTAGACCCCATCCTTCACTGTCTGCCCCTCCTAGGAGTTCAGAGCCACCCTGGTTCTTTGATTCAGATCTCGACCTTGCCAAGGGGACTGTGGCTTTGAGACCAGGCCTTGACTCCCTTAATACCCCGTACCTTGCTGCTTGCTACCCTCCACTCgctcctcccacccctcctcaCTGTAGCTTTGGATGCATTCCGCCGCCTCTGCGAATTCGCGCGGAGTGTCTGGCCACGATCTAGGCATTGAGGAGGCGGGGCCCAGGAGCTGGAGTATAGACGCTTTCCTCCACTCTCTGCCCTTTCTAGGAGGTAAGGGCTTTGAGACTTCCGTCCTGCAGTCGCTCCCCTCCGTTTAGGACAGGGTTTTAATAAGTCTCTAGCATTCTTGTTGAAGGCGTTGGAGACATAGGAGTATCTTGATGACATCTCTTATTTGGGATCTATGCTCATAATATACATGTGAATATTGACAGTTAAACATCTGAtactggttattttctttttattcatatgtAGTTTTGTGTATTTACCGAAGTGGTTTTCATCTGTCTTGGCAAGTTGTCCAAAGAAACCTGTAAGTTCTTACCTTCGATTTTCTAAAGAACAACTACCCATATTTAGAGCTCAGAACCCAGGTAAGGTGTTTGGGGGCTTGTACCCTTTTCTCATGTAATAAAAATGCCATTAAGCAGTTAAATAGCAATGTTGAATTGCAGTACTAAAGCATTCAGTGACTGCAGGAACAATCACTGCAGTGATTCCTATTTCCTGTAAAATAGGAAGTTCTATTTTATACCAAATGAACATACTTTCAATATAAGTGAGAACTAATAAacggtattttaaaaataacgtGTAGTGTAGAAAGCACCCTAGGAAGAGGATAAAAAAGCTGAATTTCGGGCCTGGTTGCCTTTGGTCTAGAGGACCACTgatgaattattttctcttgcttaGCTCCTCCTTTTTCTGCTTCAGGGAATTGTTAATAACGTTGCAGCTTCTGTGGAAGCATCCATAAACTGTAAAGTTCTATGCAAATTACTGCTGCTTTCAGGAGCTTTCAAGATAAGAAAACATAAACCTTTCCATCATAGGAGTTCAGAGCCACTCTGGTTCTTTGATTCAGACCTCAACCTTGCCAAGGGGACTGGTGGGTTGTAAAAGATAAATcctttcttgtctttggttcctgAAAAAAAACATTTCCAGGTAGGATGTTTGTTGATGCCCTAGAAAGCCTGTAGGGCTCTTATTTTAGGTTATAGTGTAAAGGtaatagctattttttttccttatgatttcTAAAGCATCACAGGGCAGTTGTGAAAATCTAACGaactataataaaaaatgctcacattaggctgggtgaggtggttcacacctgtaatcccagcactttgggaggtcaagatgggtggattgcttgagagaccagcctgggaaacatggaaatcctgtctctaccaaaattacaaaaaatgagGTGGGCATCGGGGCAcagtgcctgtagtcacagctacttgggaagctgtggtgagaggatcactggatcccaggaacttgaggctgcagtgagccatgattgctccactgcactccagcctgggtgacagaacgagaccctttctcaaaaaagaaaaaaaaaagcagctcacGTTATAGGTAAGGAGTTAGTTTCAGAGACATGCTTAAATACCCACATCTTTTAAATGTAAGAGTTAGTACTAACAGGtagtttaaaaaatcagttaattgCACGCCATCATTCCGGTTAAGATGAAGAAGAAAGTGGAGAATAACAGATTGAATTTCGAATAGTTTGTttccaaatgatatttctgttaCTGAAATACGAGGCAATGTTATGAATTGAGAATGTATTTTGTTGTTAGCTTTTATAAGTTTCATAAGTCCTCAAAGACTTGAAAAAGTATTTTGCTTGAAATATGGAAGTAAAAAACTTGAAGCAATTAATCATCCAGCTTCTTAAACTAGTAatcagcctggtgcagtggctcatgcctgtaatcccagcactttgggagactgaggcaggtggattgcttgagctcagaagtttgaggctagcctgggcaacatagcgaaaacccgtctctacaaaaaatactaaaattagctggacatgatggcgcctacctgtcgtcccagctacttgggaggctgaggcagggaatcacttgagcacaggaggcagaggttgaattgagcctagattgtgccactgcactccagcctgggtgacggaccctgtctcaaaaaaaaaaaaaaacacctagtaATCAAACTGTTGACTGTTTCTGGTGGTATATGATATACTCCTTAGTTGTTAGATAACAGACTTTTAATAGCGTTGGATAAATTACTTACATTTAAATTAGTTGGATACAGGAaagttaaatcattttattaagtTATGTGTGGTATGGATTGTGCTTTCCTGGATATCTTTAGAAATTATCCTGAGATGTAAAATTGTGgcatcttttttcattttatttcattccataGATGCAAAAACTACAGAACTAGTTAGAAGAATTGCCAAGCATTGGAGGGAACTTCCTGATTCAGAGAAAAAAGTAAGCACATAAGTTTTCAACATGGCTGACCAGTTATTCTGCAGTTAGGAGCTATTGTCATGTCCTTTAAAGGACCAGATGgatcagactttttaaaaaataatctgttaTCTACAAAGAAACTTTATATCTTCTCATCTGCATAGTGAGAATATGGATGTATGGGGTGAAGGTGAAGAAGTGTCAGCAGTTTGAAAATGGAGGCTGATTACTAAACTCTCACCTTGATTAGTATGTATAaggaaaatgtatgttttaatcCATATACATCCTCATCCTAGAGCACATTTCCAcctggtgataaaatctctctaTCTGAAGTCATGCAGTTGCCTTTCCCTGGCATGTGCTGTGTTGAATTTGCCAGCAATAGTTTGTTGACTtgatttgggttttttatttataGGTATATCGAGAGGCTTATAAGGCGGACTGGGAGGTATACAAAGAAGAGATAAGCAGATTTAAAGAACAGCTAACTCCAAGTGAGATTACATCTTTGGAAAAAGAAATCCTGGACAAGCGTTTAAAAAGGAAAGCTgtgacaaaaagaaaagtgagtatcattgaaatacttttttcttatgGTAAAGAATTGAGATTTATATAACTATGAATATAGGTAGTTTTCTCTTAATAATAATAGGCAGATACAATATGGTAGAATGTCATCAGGTATTCTTCAGTTAGGCAGAAGTGGGATAGTTCTCTTCTGAAAAGTGAGCTAGCCACTAGGACCACTTGTCATTGAGTCTGTTTGGAAATCCTTGTTGCTACTTTCAGATGTATCCACATTTAAGGTGTACAGTTAGTAGAACAGTAATGAAAACTACAGGAACAGAGTTATGAAACAGTCAAACCAGGAGTAGCAAGAATCTTTGCTTCTGAGTCTTCTCTAGAATAACGTATTGATTTGAATTATTCTATAGATTATGGTGAGTTTGATATGGAATATTGCTGAGTAGACTGCATTAATTCATTAACACATCAGGAAAATGCCAGTTTTATCTAATCAATTAAGTGCCTTTAgaatggaattctttttttttttcttcaaagaagtAATTATTAAAAACCTCACATGGTTCAAAATTTGTAGTTCCCAGCTTAATGTATTAATTCACATAAATGTCATTGTTTGaaagttacacatttttttcGTGGAGCCAGTATTAGTTGTGAGGTGGTCAGTTTGCTAGTCGTGTACCTGCACTATTACAAAATGATCATCAGAGTTAAAACTATTTCTTTGAAAGACTAGATTACACCCTTGAATGTGAGACGCCAAAACATCTTTCCCTGACCCTAATGTTTTAAGCTGTCCTAGCACTAGGGTTGAGGACCCGCCCAGTTTTGAGACCATGGTACTGCTACTTTAGGGTGGCTGATCTGATCAGTAAAAGGAAGCCAGAAAGATACTAAGAGTGAAAAATAGAGTGTCTACATAAGGATGCTGTTTGGAAGAGCGATTACTAAAGTATATCCTCCCTCTTtcattctcccttcctccttaaTGTGCCCAGCCCACTGTGCTAAGAGTAGAGAGGACCAGAAACGAGAACTGGACGTTTATAAAGTTTCCCTtgtcattctctctttcttttgtagttGTTCTTGACTCCCAGTACCAGCTAGTTCAGAGATCAAGTGAGAAGTGTGAGGACTAGGAAGTTACAAGTAAAACCCTCAGGAGAGAAATCGCTAGTGGTAGCTCTAGAAACAAAGAGGGAAATAGTTAAGTTTCAAAGTGCTTGGAGTCTATAGTAGTTTCAGTACTTAGTGACTGAGAGATTCGGAGAGAAGAAACTAAATCAGAGGAGTCCTACTTATAGTTATGAATAAAAGTTGAATTTGTTACTGATTATAGCCAAATTGCTATTAAGAGCCAcagaattttataaattacaGGTACTACTTACCATCCAAATTCAGAAACTTAAGTATGATAATGCAGTATCACTCCCTGAACTCAGAAATTAAACTGATAGTAAGGGATACTTGTATTCTTTTCCATAGTTTCTTCCCTTTTGGTAACTAGTAAAACCAATTTAACACAACGATGGAGCTTTAAAGGTGGAGACATTCAGAGAATGGAATGAGATGAAAGATTATTAAACAAATAGTCCATTGTTCTTGGGTCGTGGTGGAAGCATGCAGTGATTTGGTCAAGGGGACGGTAGTGTCTTGCAAGGATGCGCTTGAGATTGTTTTATCTTGTAAAAAGgttttgtacatatatattcagTTATATATTTCACGGAGACTATGAAAATATTAGGTAAAGGAAATGGTTTTGTATGGAAAGTAACTGGTGAAAtctaatataattttcaaaatagtgCTGTCAAAACAATTCTGACCACAAGATGTAATAATCACACTATATAAGAATCATAACATTCACTTTAAGGAATAATCTGTAATGCATAGTAGTGAATAAAGTTTCTGTAGGTAAAATTAAGTCTCATGGAGATTAACACTATTTCCGAccctccaattttttttaattcaggagTTAATACAGCTTGGAAAACCAAAAAGACCTCGTTCAGCTTATAACGTTTATGTAGCTGAAAGATTCCAAGAAGCTGAGGGTGATTCACCGCAGGTAAAgctgaaatacatttttgtttaatttaaaaaatacttcgaCAGGAAAAGTCTAGAGTGCCATATGTCAGGTAGTGAAGAAAAGTAGTGGATATCCAGACAGTAAACTCTTTTGATAAGGCcctcttttaagaaaaatgttttttcttaccACATACAATCAATTTTGGTATGTAGTTgccaacacatacatacatacattgccaactttttaaatataaatacttaacatttttttaaatatgtagggATGTTAAAGTTCTTCTGGAGGCTTTTCTGCTTCAGCAGTTCTTAACTGTTTTACAATCACTAGAAAGAATGAGAGTAGAGCTGCAATATTTTCTATGAGGAATTGATTGTAACCTGTTGCGtcatttatatcttttaataaaattttggtTATGCCCATAGGGATGTGTTATGCTTATGAATGTCATCATATCAGTGtgtcaaagaaaacagaaagcttGTCAATCCCTGCTGTGGCTTagtctttcctgtttttttgctGCTTAGAAGCTCCAAATGGgcagttgctttttttcttgaatcATATGACATGGTAAGAGAAATGGATGTTTAGATCCTTAACCCATGTTAATCTAAGATGAAATTTTTGGCATTCTGCCTTCGGGATTATTATATCTATAGTTCACTTTACAAATTCTGTTTCTGTATccctaaataacattttatattgttgcttcttgattttttttttcaacttaaatCATTGTTTATCTTATGCTTTAAGCATTACCTACCACCATTTAAGGTATACATTTAACTGTCATCCTACGGTTCTCATGTTTCCATTCCTCTACCTCCCAATATGGTTAAAATTTTGGTTAGCTCGGTATTGTGTGTTTggattaggttggtgcaaaagtaattgtggtctttgccattaaaagtaatgacaaacacagcagttacttttgcaccaagctaatagtattatgattatgattatgcaGGCTTATTCACAGCTGAGCTATGTCATATgctatgattattttttctttcttacgaAACTTATTTTCCCTGAAGTTGCTTATGTCTTTGTTCAGTTagatttgtggtttttttttttttttgtacttacCAATAGTTCACCCTCAAACTTCTCAGTATTCACCAGCTTTTAGTAAATTTaggatgtatttttctttcagtttaacTCTGAAAACTGGGGTTTGTTCCAGTGTGACTGTTGCCTTCTAATCCCAGTATACAGCTAACATCTTGAGATCTCCTTCATTATCCTTGTGGTGGTGCTTTTGCTtctgttgtttacttttttggttttctctgaTTCTTGTGTAGCATCTTTCCCGGTAAGGGTGCATGGGAAATTAAGTTTCTGAGTTttgcatgtctgaaaatgtctgTATCCTCACATTCACTTGTTAGACTGGGCATAGAATTCTAGTTTGGAAAACCTATtccttcaaaatgtaaaaattccttttcttctacctttttgtactgcttttgagaaatttaaaacttgttttgattATTCATCCTTTGAATGTGATCAGGTGCTTTTTTCCCTCCCCTTTAGAACTCCTGCTACTTGTATATGCATCTTCTGAGCTGGtcctctaattttcttattttttccgtACTGTTTTCCTttagctttctttccttttttttttttttctccccctgaaCTGCTGgatacattttaacttaatcTGTCTGCTATTAGCATGGTGCCATTTCCTTCAACTGTACCTGTACCTGGTTTTCACAGAGTGACACTAATTTACTCTCTAGAGAGGATAAATGTCCTACAATTTGCCATGGTAGaaatttaacctcttttttttttttttttttgagacaggcagcctgttacacaggctggagtgcagtggcactatttcagctcactgcagcctccgccttccgggctcaagcaattttcccacctcaacctcttgagtagctaggtctacagtcatgtgctaccaagcctggctaattttttgggtattttgtagagacgaggtatCACCATATTacttcaggctggtctcgaactcctgagctcaggtgatccacccacctcagcccctcaaaattctgggattacagtcgtgaaccactatgcccgaCCCAacctctctctattttttttgagtcagagtctcactctgtggcccaggctggagtgcagtggcatgatcttggctcactgcaacgtgcgcctcccgggttcaagcgattctcctgcctcaacctccctagtagctgggactataggcgtgcaccaccacacctggctaattttttgtatttttagtagagatggggtttcaccatattggccaggctggtctcgaactcctgacctcatgatccgcccgcctcggcctcccaaagtgctgggattacaggtgtgagccaccgcacccagccctaatcTTTTTTAAACAGTCTTTCAGCCAATCTTGTGTTTAACCTTAGCTTCACCTGTTTTATACCTATCTGGTGCTGCCAATTCCTGAGATACTTGGGAATTCTGTATTGTAAATCAGTTGCTTTTAGGTTTTCTCCACTGTCCGTTTAACAATTAGCTTTCTTTTGTCAGTTAAGTGAGTTACCACTAATGCATCTGCTTTTTCGCTTCCAGAATTTTGTGTTGTCAGTGCCCTCTTCTGTTATCTTTGTTCATGTGGGTTTATGCCTTAAAAGGTTTCTTTGTTTAATGGGATTTTAGGGAGagcaaaaataaacatctttggctgggcacggtggctcatgcctgtaatgctgacaatttgggaagctgaggtgggagggttgcttgattccaggagttcaagaccagcccggggcaacatggtaagaccctatctttataaaaagggttttaaaaaaattaaccaggcatggtggtacacacctgtggtcccagctactccagaaattgagacaggaggatcacttgagcccaggaggtcaatgctgcagtgggctgtgatcatactactgcattcctgcctgagtgacagaccttgtctcaaaaaaaaacgacaacaaaaaaattctatccctttaattttataaatgaagagcCAAGCCCAAGGGAGGTAAAATAACCTTTTCCAGGTCATATAATTAAGTTCAGCTAAGTAGACTTACTGGACTTGTGTTGTATTGTTCTTATTACTGTATCTAAACACTGAAGCacagattttcaaataaaacctAAAGCTACATGGAAGGAATAAAAACAGACTTTGAGGTTAGTTTATGTCAACATATAGATTATAcctgaatattaatatttctgaatCAAAAATGTATACCTTCATTcaattcatttttagaaattgtaACAGTTTGATAGTTTTTGTTTAGAGAGAAAAGATGTTAAGAATTGATGAGGCCTTGCCTGTAATTCTTGGTAtctgagtttttgttgttggaaTGAATAATAAAGGTCACTGTAGTCCCCATATCTACCTTAACTTAAACATATATTGTTTTACAGGAAAAGCTGAAGACTgtaaaggaaaactggaaaaatctgtCTGATTCTGAAAAGGAAGTGAGTATTATGGTTGTTAGTCTCAAGTGTCTACTTAGGATATCTGTGAGAGAATGTATTAGGGCAAGGCTTGATTCATGTGAAGACAACCTTATATTTCTAATAATACAggtattctaaaattattttcatattcttagaACCAGTTTGACATTTTTCTCTTGGTACTTTTTGTCTGCAAATAAAATTGGTATTTGAAACCACAGCACTCATAAGCCTGAGTGTCCACTGTATTTAGTGGCAGTCATACCCTGCTCTTGCCCCCTTCCTGCACCTCAAGATCTGAACTTGTAACAATTTCATTCAAAGAGATAACAGTCTATCTCTTAACATTTTCCTCATCTAACTTTTAtctcatgaaaatatttcttctccaGTCTGCCTTTATACATGTAGAATGGTAATGTAATTTCTAAAGTATATACAGAACCTTTCCAGAAATTAATTGcgattttaaataatcattttatctcaaaaaataagtaaatcattTTAACAGTTATGCTTTTTCTCAGATATATATTCAGCTTGCTAAAGAGGACGAAATTCGTTATCATAATGAAATGAAGTCTTGGGAAGAACGCATGATTGAAATTGGACGAAAGGATCTTCTACGTCGCACAATAAAGCAATGACAAAAATATGGTGCTGAGGAGTATTACAAGTAGAAGATTGAGATGTGTTCACAATGGATAGGCACAGGAAACCAGTTAGGTCTCAATGCCTGAAGCTATTGTAAAATTAGAAAGGATAAAGTTGGTAAACC from Papio anubis isolate 15944 chromosome 11, Panubis1.0, whole genome shotgun sequence encodes:
- the TFAM gene encoding transcription factor A, mitochondrial, yielding MAFLRSMWGVLNALGRSGVELCSGCGSRLRSPFSFVYLPKWFSSVLASCPKKPVSSYLRFSKEQLPIFRAQNPDAKTTELVRRIAKHWRELPDSEKKVYREAYKADWEVYKEEISRFKEQLTPSEITSLEKEILDKRLKRKAVTKRKELIQLGKPKRPRSAYNVYVAERFQEAEGDSPQEKLKTVKENWKNLSDSEKEIYIQLAKEDEIRYHNEMKSWEERMIEIGRKDLLRRTIKQ